In one window of Dehalococcoidia bacterium DNA:
- a CDS encoding 4Fe-4S binding protein gives MLGILRSLGMTARAALRRPVTIQYPEFHREIANRDRAFPILIWDEAVDEPFCTGCHACERACPVECMTVVMKDNPKHATGESKRRKIIDEFWIDYARCMRCNICVEVCNFEAIGMNNTWAGHELSVFDRKELVLDLDMLLAQSKAKKVEPGLRA, from the coding sequence ATGCTGGGCATCTTGAGAAGTCTTGGTATGACGGCGCGCGCCGCACTGCGACGTCCCGTCACCATCCAGTACCCGGAGTTTCACCGCGAGATCGCAAACCGCGACCGTGCCTTCCCCATCCTCATCTGGGACGAAGCGGTCGATGAGCCCTTCTGCACCGGCTGCCATGCCTGCGAGCGCGCCTGCCCCGTCGAGTGCATGACCGTCGTCATGAAGGACAACCCTAAGCACGCCACGGGCGAAAGCAAACGCCGCAAGATCATCGATGAGTTCTGGATCGACTACGCGCGCTGCATGCGCTGCAACATCTGCGTCGAAGTCTGTAACTTCGAGGCGATTGGCATGAACAACACGTGGGCAGGACACGAGCTATCGGTGTTCGACCGAAAGGAGCTCGTGTTGGATCTCGACATGCTGCTCGCTCAGTCGAAGGCGAAGAAGGTGGAACCCGGCCTGAGGGCATGA
- the nuoH gene encoding NADH-quinone oxidoreductase subunit NuoH — translation MPDVILRAPMVDALGHPFWSALIGLIVMTLVMTVAVMYATWYERKFIARVQQRLGPTRTGPFGLLQPIADTFKLLTKEDVRPATADVITFEAAVFAIFVPAFIAFAVVPFTADWVIAPVELSLIFLLAISGLSFIGFLMAGWGSDSKYAFLGGMRAAAQLISYEIPLILAMVGVVMIVASADVYQIILFQDVVPLIVWQPLGFLIFLIAAVAELERQPFDIPTGESEVAGGVFIEYSGIRWSMFQLTAYVNMYVIALLGAFVFLGGWEWPWGRDIGWGYQLFLTVAKMGLFIVFFLWVRATFPRLRIDQLMSYAWKVLIPFALVQIFLNGLVLVYDLPDVFLLITSGAAALLFVFVVYQSVRVQPREPLQMVSVPARSSV, via the coding sequence ATGCCTGACGTGATCCTGCGCGCGCCGATGGTCGATGCCCTCGGACATCCGTTTTGGAGCGCGCTCATCGGCCTCATCGTCATGACGCTGGTGATGACCGTCGCCGTCATGTACGCGACGTGGTACGAGCGCAAATTCATCGCACGCGTCCAGCAGCGTCTCGGCCCGACGCGCACCGGTCCCTTCGGCCTGCTTCAGCCGATCGCTGACACCTTCAAGCTGCTCACCAAGGAGGACGTCCGTCCCGCCACCGCCGACGTCATCACCTTCGAAGCGGCCGTCTTTGCCATCTTCGTGCCCGCGTTCATCGCGTTCGCCGTCGTGCCGTTCACGGCCGATTGGGTGATCGCGCCCGTCGAGCTCAGTCTGATCTTCCTGCTGGCGATCTCCGGGCTGTCGTTCATCGGCTTCCTGATGGCCGGCTGGGGCTCCGATAGCAAGTACGCGTTCCTCGGCGGCATGCGGGCCGCCGCTCAACTCATCTCGTACGAGATCCCGCTCATCCTGGCGATGGTCGGCGTCGTGATGATCGTCGCCTCAGCCGACGTCTACCAGATCATCCTCTTCCAGGATGTCGTGCCGCTGATCGTCTGGCAGCCGCTGGGCTTCCTGATCTTCCTCATCGCCGCCGTCGCGGAACTAGAACGCCAACCCTTCGATATCCCGACCGGCGAGTCCGAAGTCGCCGGCGGCGTCTTCATCGAATACAGCGGCATCCGCTGGTCGATGTTCCAGCTCACCGCCTACGTGAACATGTACGTCATCGCCCTGCTTGGCGCCTTCGTGTTCCTCGGCGGCTGGGAGTGGCCGTGGGGTCGCGACATCGGCTGGGGATACCAACTGTTCCTCACCGTCGCGAAGATGGGTCTGTTCATCGTCTTCTTCCTCTGGGTGCGCGCCACCTTCCCGCGCCTCCGGATCGACCAGTTGATGTCCTACGCCTGGAAGGTGCTGATTCCCTTCGCGCTGGTCCAAATCTTCCTCAATGGACTGGTGCTGGTCTATGATTTGCCGGACGTGTTTCTGTTGATCACCTCGGGTGCCGCGGCGCTGCTCTTCGTGTTCGTCGTGTACCAGTCGGTGCGCGTGCAGCCCCGGGAGCCTCTTCAGATGGTCAGCGTTCCGGCGAGGAGTTCGGTCTGA
- a CDS encoding NADH-quinone oxidoreductase subunit D has product MVQQVDRRDLETIDMPINMGPQHPSTHGVFRMVLIVDGEKVVDVTPHIGYMHRGGEKLMEAMDFRQGIGYADRTEYLAQFSAELCYCLAVERLMGIEVPERAEYIRVILTELNRLSSHFMFAGAFGIDAGIIGTSFTYAFREREYLQDIFEEVSGDRLMYAYFRVGGLAWEVPDNFVSRVNETLVKTKKGIQDLDDLLTRNEIFMVRCQNIGKFTPEQAIAYGLSGPMLRASGVPWDLRKDEPYSIYHRFSFQVPVGRYGDVYDRWLVRLEEMRQSIAIVEQALEQMPAEGAIVPEKMPRRLRTPPGEVYAKVEAPRGEWGAYLVSKGGDKPYRLKMRSPSFCNLSALRDMTIGQFLADAVMILGSMDIVLCDVDR; this is encoded by the coding sequence ATGGTCCAGCAAGTAGATCGCCGAGACCTCGAAACGATCGACATGCCCATCAACATGGGGCCGCAGCATCCGAGCACGCACGGCGTCTTCCGCATGGTGCTCATCGTCGACGGCGAGAAGGTCGTCGATGTGACGCCGCACATCGGCTACATGCACCGTGGCGGCGAAAAGCTCATGGAGGCGATGGACTTCCGGCAGGGCATCGGCTACGCCGACCGCACTGAGTACCTCGCGCAGTTCAGCGCCGAACTCTGCTACTGCCTCGCCGTCGAACGCCTCATGGGCATCGAGGTGCCGGAGCGCGCCGAGTACATCCGCGTCATCCTCACCGAACTGAACCGCCTGAGCAGTCACTTCATGTTCGCCGGCGCCTTCGGCATCGATGCCGGCATCATCGGCACGAGCTTTACGTACGCATTCCGCGAGCGCGAATACCTGCAGGACATCTTCGAAGAGGTCTCCGGCGACCGCCTGATGTACGCGTACTTCCGTGTCGGCGGCCTGGCGTGGGAGGTCCCCGACAACTTCGTCTCACGCGTCAACGAAACGCTCGTCAAGACGAAGAAGGGCATCCAGGACCTCGACGATCTGCTCACACGCAACGAGATCTTCATGGTGCGGTGCCAGAACATCGGCAAGTTCACGCCCGAGCAGGCCATCGCCTACGGGCTCAGCGGTCCGATGCTGCGCGCGTCCGGCGTGCCCTGGGACCTGCGCAAGGACGAGCCCTACTCGATCTATCACCGATTCAGCTTCCAGGTGCCCGTTGGCCGGTACGGCGACGTGTACGACCGCTGGTTGGTGCGCCTCGAAGAGATGCGCCAGTCGATCGCGATCGTCGAGCAGGCGCTCGAGCAGATGCCCGCCGAAGGCGCCATCGTGCCCGAGAAGATGCCGCGCCGCCTCCGCACGCCCCCCGGCGAGGTATACGCAAAGGTCGAAGCGCCCCGCGGCGAATGGGGCGCCTACCTCGTCTCGAAGGGCGGCGACAAGCCGTACCGCCTGAAGATGCGCTCGCCTTCGTTCTGCAATCTCTCGGCGCTCCGCGACATGACGATCGGCCAGTTCCTCGCCGACGCCGTCATGATCCTCGGTTCGATGGACATCGTGCTGTGCGACGTGGACAGGTAG
- a CDS encoding NADH-quinone oxidoreductase subunit C translates to MTPPPDEKDAQEGAPPPDDKAKAEDKRTNVGIEGADPGRPGAADPEPAAEPPVQEQLTAEEKLADPAAAGALPSDAAASIEKPAEAAAPAPEGAQPQDAATKADAPKPTPKPAAERPARPAKEAEPKEAPRVEPPPGSINEVFAAALPAVQMKAYTVPATIGDSVAIEVGRDDLVEVMTLARDDARLDLKYLRCLSGVDWQEEGLEVVYHLSSMSKPHTLTVKTRVTTEDAVVPSIAALYPAADWHERETRDMFGIHFEGHWNLVPLLLPEDMTDHFPLRKDNPLQEIEEWQGDNLREGAGEGDE, encoded by the coding sequence ATGACGCCTCCTCCGGACGAGAAGGACGCGCAGGAAGGCGCGCCGCCGCCTGACGACAAGGCGAAGGCCGAGGACAAGCGCACCAACGTCGGCATCGAAGGCGCGGATCCTGGGCGACCCGGTGCCGCTGATCCGGAGCCTGCCGCGGAACCACCCGTGCAGGAGCAACTCACAGCCGAAGAGAAACTCGCCGACCCGGCCGCAGCCGGCGCGCTGCCGTCGGACGCCGCCGCATCGATCGAAAAGCCGGCCGAGGCCGCCGCGCCCGCTCCCGAAGGCGCGCAGCCGCAAGACGCCGCGACGAAGGCCGACGCACCGAAGCCGACGCCGAAGCCCGCAGCCGAACGCCCCGCACGTCCCGCGAAGGAAGCGGAGCCCAAAGAAGCGCCGCGCGTCGAACCGCCGCCCGGCAGCATCAACGAGGTGTTCGCCGCCGCGCTCCCCGCCGTGCAGATGAAGGCGTACACCGTGCCCGCGACCATCGGCGACTCCGTGGCGATCGAAGTCGGCCGCGATGACCTCGTCGAGGTCATGACGCTCGCCCGCGACGACGCGCGCCTCGATCTCAAGTACCTGCGCTGTCTCTCCGGCGTCGACTGGCAAGAAGAAGGCCTGGAAGTCGTCTACCACCTCTCGTCGATGTCGAAGCCGCACACGCTCACCGTGAAAACGCGCGTGACGACCGAAGACGCCGTCGTGCCGAGCATCGCCGCGCTGTACCCGGCGGCCGACTGGCACGAGCGCGAGACGCGCGACATGTTCGGCATCCACTTCGAGGGCCACTGGAACCTGGTGCCGCTGCTCCTTCCCGAAGACATGACCGACCACTTCCCGCTCCGCAAGGACAACCCTCTGCAGGAGATCGAGGAGTGGCAGGGCGACAACCTGCGCGAGGGCGCGGGTGAGGGTGACGAGTGA
- a CDS encoding NADH-quinone oxidoreductase subunit B family protein, with the protein MLPGIIQVPADAVLAAARKSSLWPMTFGLACCAIEMIATYMSHHDLDRYGIVPWPSPRQSDVMIVSGTVTKKMAPAVKLLYEQMPNPKWVISMGACATNGGPYTRYDRVLQGVDKIIPVDVYVPGCPPRPEALMDGFIALQNKIMEERSL; encoded by the coding sequence ATCCTGCCGGGCATCATCCAGGTGCCCGCCGATGCCGTGCTCGCGGCCGCGCGCAAGTCGTCGCTATGGCCGATGACGTTCGGCCTCGCCTGCTGCGCGATCGAAATGATCGCGACGTACATGTCGCACCATGACCTCGACCGCTACGGCATCGTCCCGTGGCCGTCGCCGCGCCAGTCCGACGTGATGATCGTCTCCGGCACCGTGACGAAGAAGATGGCGCCCGCCGTCAAGCTGCTGTACGAGCAGATGCCGAACCCCAAGTGGGTGATCTCCATGGGCGCCTGCGCGACGAATGGCGGCCCCTACACGCGCTACGACCGCGTGCTGCAGGGCGTCGACAAGATCATCCCCGTCGACGTGTACGTACCGGGCTGCCCGCCGCGTCCGGAGGCGCTCATGGATGGCTTCATCGCGCTCCAGAACAAGATCATGGAAGAGCGCAGCCTGTAA
- the ndhC gene encoding NADH-quinone oxidoreductase subunit A has product MPFQVLLENYLAVFLAVNIGFMLVATALIAARVLAPYSRVRGKSISYECGMLPIGRTRVQVQVRYYLFAILFLIFDVEAVFLFPWAVTVADAGATAFWEMVIFIGILAAGLGYAWKKGVLQWHKY; this is encoded by the coding sequence TTGCCGTTCCAAGTTCTGCTCGAGAATTACCTTGCCGTCTTCCTGGCGGTCAACATCGGGTTCATGCTCGTAGCTACCGCCCTCATCGCTGCGCGCGTACTCGCGCCCTACTCTCGCGTGCGTGGTAAGTCGATCTCCTACGAGTGCGGCATGCTCCCGATCGGGCGCACCCGCGTCCAGGTGCAGGTCAGGTACTACCTGTTCGCGATCCTGTTCCTCATCTTCGATGTCGAAGCCGTCTTTCTCTTCCCGTGGGCCGTCACCGTCGCCGATGCCGGAGCGACGGCGTTCTGGGAGATGGTCATCTTCATCGGCATACTCGCCGCCGGACTGGGATACGCGTGGAAGAAGGGGGTGCTGCAGTGGCACAAGTACTGA
- a CDS encoding helical backbone metal receptor yields MTVHRPLVALLTIALLAITLAACGGDDDSDADNVASAPTAASPAGEFPVSVDRSDDKELVVDAPVRRIVSLSPGATEIIYAIGAEDALAAVDNNANYPQGVATLSGRVDAYQPNIEAIAGFEPDLVIVANNIDGIVEALDRLSIPVLFLDIDSDVTSIDDVFEHIDIMGRITGRTDASEALLDGLRGRVDAVEEKMGIDPPTTVIRAAPSFYHELDAELYSIADDTFIGSLYAILGARNIAGDGGGIAYPQLTQEAIIAANPDVIVLADEAFGVTIDSVRARPGWDAIAAVQNDRIYAINPDIISRPGPRIVDALEQLARDLYPEVFE; encoded by the coding sequence ATGACTGTCCACCGCCCCCTCGTAGCGCTGCTCACCATCGCCCTGCTGGCCATCACGCTCGCCGCATGCGGCGGCGACGATGACAGCGACGCAGACAACGTCGCATCGGCCCCTACCGCAGCTTCGCCGGCAGGCGAGTTCCCGGTCAGCGTCGACCGGAGCGACGACAAGGAGCTTGTCGTCGATGCGCCGGTGCGGCGGATCGTCTCGCTGTCGCCGGGCGCGACAGAGATCATCTACGCGATCGGCGCCGAAGACGCACTCGCCGCGGTCGACAACAACGCGAACTATCCGCAGGGGGTGGCGACGCTCTCGGGCCGCGTCGACGCGTACCAGCCGAACATCGAGGCGATCGCGGGGTTCGAGCCGGACCTCGTGATCGTGGCGAACAACATCGACGGGATCGTCGAAGCGCTCGACCGCCTGAGTATTCCGGTGCTGTTCCTCGATATCGACAGCGACGTGACATCGATCGATGACGTGTTCGAACACATCGACATCATGGGGCGCATCACCGGCCGTACGGACGCATCGGAGGCGCTGCTCGACGGCCTGCGCGGTCGCGTCGATGCGGTCGAAGAGAAGATGGGCATCGACCCGCCGACGACGGTGATACGCGCCGCGCCGAGCTTCTACCACGAGCTCGACGCCGAGCTGTATTCGATCGCCGACGACACGTTCATCGGCAGCCTGTACGCCATTCTCGGGGCGCGCAACATCGCCGGCGACGGCGGCGGCATCGCGTATCCGCAGCTCACGCAGGAAGCGATCATCGCGGCGAATCCCGACGTGATCGTGCTTGCGGACGAGGCCTTCGGCGTGACGATTGACTCCGTGCGGGCGCGCCCGGGTTGGGATGCGATCGCGGCCGTGCAAAACGACCGCATCTACGCGATCAACCCGGACATCATCAGCAGGCCGGGGCCGCGCATCGTCGATGCGCTCGAGCAACTGGCGCGTGATCTCTACCCGGAGGTCTTCGAGTAA
- a CDS encoding iron ABC transporter permease, whose protein sequence is MQLAPLRIGRTHAGDGHVLVTWHSLAPTLALAALATLAVALFALGLGTVRIAPTATIAVLLDHVPFISVSGGTATEDAIVWHVRLPRVLLAGMVGATLGLSGAAYQAVFRNPLAEPYIMGVAAGASVGATLIIVSPLFVTAGILNPLPLAAFAGAILAVMLAYGLARAGRGFSTTSLILSGVAISSLGTSIVTYLMLTYSERTIAVLNWVLGGFNTAKWLDAGILLPYLVVAILLLLPHARILNVLQLDEEQARQLGVNVERVQVTVLAVASLATAAAVAVSGLIGFVGLIVPHTVRMIWGPDYRRVLPLSGFFGASFLILADLIARTLDPGHEIPIGVVTAVIGAPFFLFLLRRHSRTIVERA, encoded by the coding sequence ATGCAGCTCGCGCCGCTCCGCATCGGCCGTACGCATGCAGGTGACGGGCATGTGTTGGTCACATGGCATTCGCTCGCGCCAACGCTGGCACTGGCCGCTCTCGCGACGCTGGCCGTCGCGCTGTTCGCGCTCGGACTCGGCACGGTGCGGATCGCGCCGACGGCGACGATCGCGGTGCTGCTCGACCATGTGCCGTTCATCTCAGTGTCAGGGGGGACGGCGACGGAAGACGCGATCGTCTGGCACGTGCGCCTGCCGCGCGTGCTGCTGGCGGGGATGGTGGGCGCGACGCTCGGGCTTTCGGGCGCTGCGTACCAGGCGGTGTTTCGCAACCCGCTCGCGGAGCCGTACATCATGGGCGTTGCGGCGGGCGCCAGCGTCGGCGCGACGCTGATCATCGTGTCGCCGCTGTTCGTGACGGCGGGGATCTTGAATCCGCTGCCGCTGGCGGCGTTCGCGGGCGCGATCCTGGCCGTGATGCTGGCGTACGGCCTTGCCCGCGCCGGCCGCGGGTTCTCGACGACGTCGCTGATCCTCAGCGGCGTGGCGATCTCGTCGCTGGGTACGTCGATCGTCACCTACCTGATGCTGACGTACAGCGAGCGGACGATCGCCGTGTTGAACTGGGTGCTGGGCGGCTTCAACACGGCGAAGTGGCTCGACGCCGGCATCTTGCTGCCGTACCTGGTCGTCGCCATCCTGCTGTTGCTCCCGCACGCGCGCATCCTCAACGTGCTGCAGCTCGACGAAGAGCAGGCGCGGCAACTCGGCGTCAACGTCGAGCGGGTGCAGGTGACGGTCCTGGCCGTGGCATCGCTGGCAACGGCGGCGGCGGTGGCGGTCAGCGGCCTGATCGGCTTCGTGGGGCTGATCGTGCCGCACACGGTGCGCATGATCTGGGGGCCGGACTACCGGCGAGTGCTGCCGTTGTCGGGCTTTTTCGGCGCGTCGTTCCTGATCCTCGCGGACCTGATCGCGCGCACGCTCGATCCCGGGCACGAGATACCGATCGGCGTCGTGACGGCGGTCATCGGGGCGCCGTTCTTCCTGTTCCTGCTGCGCCGCCATTCGCGGACGATCGTGGAGCGCGCCTGA
- a CDS encoding ABC transporter ATP-binding protein, whose translation MLDIRDVRAGYGRHEVLLGVDLRVERGEIVALLGPNGCGKTTLLRIVSGVHAATSGVAAIDGLAVHETPAAAIARKVAVVAQSAPLPEGFTALEVVLMGRTPHLRLLQSESMRDIEIARGAMERTECWELRQRYVQELSGGERQRVVIARALAQQPSLLLLDEPTSHLDIQHQVETFRLMLSLCRQQQLAVLAVVHDLTLAAAFADRVALMDGGRIAAIGSPGDVLSADAIGRLYGIAVRVMSHPESGRPIIVPDVEAAAGVTTAEAAS comes from the coding sequence ATGCTCGATATCCGGGACGTACGGGCGGGCTACGGACGGCACGAGGTGCTTCTCGGCGTGGATCTCCGCGTCGAACGCGGCGAGATCGTCGCGCTGTTGGGGCCGAACGGCTGCGGCAAGACCACGCTGCTGCGCATCGTGAGCGGCGTACACGCGGCGACGAGCGGCGTCGCGGCGATCGACGGGCTAGCCGTACACGAAACGCCCGCCGCGGCCATCGCGCGCAAGGTTGCCGTCGTGGCGCAGTCAGCGCCGTTGCCCGAAGGCTTTACGGCGCTCGAAGTCGTGTTGATGGGACGCACGCCCCACCTGCGCCTGCTGCAGTCCGAAAGCATGCGCGACATCGAGATCGCGCGCGGGGCGATGGAGCGCACAGAATGCTGGGAGTTGCGGCAGCGATACGTGCAGGAGCTGTCCGGCGGCGAACGACAACGCGTGGTGATCGCCCGGGCGCTGGCGCAGCAACCGTCGCTGCTCTTGCTCGACGAGCCGACGTCGCACCTCGACATCCAGCACCAGGTGGAGACGTTCCGCCTGATGCTGTCGCTCTGCCGCCAACAGCAGCTTGCCGTGCTCGCGGTGGTACACGACCTGACGCTGGCGGCGGCCTTCGCCGACCGCGTCGCGCTGATGGACGGCGGGCGCATCGCGGCGATAGGCAGTCCCGGCGACGTGCTGAGCGCCGATGCGATCGGGCGGCTGTACGGGATCGCCGTGCGGGTGATGTCGCATCCGGAGAGCGGCCGCCCTATCATCGTCCCGGACGTCGAAGCGGCCGCGGGCGTAACGACGGCGGAGGCAGCGTCATGA
- the cobO gene encoding cob(I)yrinic acid a,c-diamide adenosyltransferase, whose product MSEQAPKKSLVVVNTGNGKGKTTAALGVLFRAWGRGYKVCMLQFIKSTTSNYGENRAAAKIGMEIVSLGGGFTWLSKDIEKDKALARELWQQCQEKISSGEYDIVVLDEFTYPLAYGWLPTEDVIAFLRERPKRTHVIITGRDAPQELIDYADLVTDMREVKHPFQQGIKAQPGIEF is encoded by the coding sequence ATGAGCGAGCAGGCACCGAAGAAGTCGCTGGTCGTCGTGAACACGGGCAACGGCAAAGGCAAGACGACGGCGGCGCTCGGTGTGCTCTTCCGGGCGTGGGGACGCGGCTACAAGGTGTGCATGCTGCAGTTCATCAAGAGCACGACGTCGAACTACGGCGAGAACCGCGCGGCGGCGAAGATTGGCATGGAGATCGTGTCGCTCGGCGGCGGCTTCACGTGGCTTTCGAAGGACATCGAGAAGGACAAGGCGCTGGCGCGGGAGTTGTGGCAGCAGTGCCAGGAGAAGATCAGCTCCGGCGAGTACGACATCGTCGTGCTCGACGAGTTCACGTATCCGCTGGCCTATGGCTGGCTGCCCACCGAAGACGTGATCGCGTTCCTGCGCGAGCGCCCGAAACGCACGCACGTCATCATCACCGGACGCGACGCGCCGCAGGAACTGATCGACTACGCCGACCTGGTGACAGACATGCGCGAGGTGAAGCACCCGTTTCAGCAGGGGATCAAGGCGCAGCCGGGGATCGAGTTCTGA
- the cobT gene encoding nicotinate-nucleotide--dimethylbenzimidazole phosphoribosyltransferase, which yields MDCRAVIDDAIASIRTPDASAREEALALQARLTKPAGALGRLEELAVWAAGVAREASPLFEKPVIVVAAADHGVAAEGVSAYPQDVTWQMVANFLRGGAAVNVLARQCGAEVRVVDAGVARDFDDSGVHNAKLRRGTDSMTRGAAMSRAEAETLVARGIAYAQALRGEGYDAFALGDMGIGNTTAAAAVTSVLAGVPPRVATGRGTGIDDAAFARKLAAIEMAIDVNRPDPSDAIDVLAKVGGFEIAFLAGVMVGAASTGAPVVLDGYPTTASALVAAARGAVASEYMLASHMSAEPGHRFALAHLGLRPLLDLEMRLGEGSGATLALSLLAAALRLPREMATFDSAGVSRSISGTRPEA from the coding sequence ATGGATTGCAGGGCGGTGATCGACGACGCGATCGCAAGCATCCGGACGCCCGACGCATCGGCGCGCGAGGAGGCGCTGGCGCTGCAGGCACGGCTGACGAAGCCGGCCGGGGCGCTGGGGCGGCTCGAGGAGCTGGCTGTGTGGGCGGCCGGCGTCGCGCGCGAGGCGTCGCCGCTGTTCGAGAAGCCGGTGATCGTCGTGGCGGCGGCCGACCACGGCGTCGCGGCGGAAGGCGTCAGCGCATATCCGCAGGATGTCACGTGGCAGATGGTGGCGAACTTTCTGCGCGGGGGCGCCGCGGTCAACGTGCTCGCGCGACAGTGCGGCGCCGAGGTACGCGTCGTCGACGCGGGCGTGGCGCGCGACTTCGACGACAGCGGCGTACACAACGCCAAGTTGCGACGCGGCACCGACAGCATGACGCGCGGCGCCGCGATGTCCCGCGCCGAAGCGGAGACGCTCGTCGCGCGTGGGATCGCGTACGCGCAAGCGTTGCGCGGCGAAGGCTACGACGCGTTCGCGCTCGGCGACATGGGCATCGGGAACACGACGGCGGCGGCGGCGGTGACGTCGGTGCTGGCCGGCGTGCCGCCGCGCGTCGCGACCGGCCGCGGGACGGGCATCGATGACGCAGCCTTCGCACGAAAGCTGGCAGCGATCGAGATGGCGATCGATGTCAACCGGCCCGATCCGTCGGACGCAATCGACGTGCTGGCGAAAGTGGGGGGCTTCGAGATCGCGTTTCTCGCCGGCGTCATGGTCGGCGCGGCATCGACGGGGGCGCCGGTGGTGCTCGACGGCTATCCGACGACGGCGAGCGCGCTGGTCGCGGCGGCGCGGGGTGCGGTCGCCAGCGAGTACATGCTGGCATCGCACATGTCGGCGGAGCCGGGGCACCGCTTCGCGCTGGCGCACCTTGGTCTGCGGCCGCTGCTCGACCTGGAGATGCGCCTGGGCGAAGGGTCGGGGGCCACGCTCGCGTTGTCGCTGCTCGCGGCGGCGCTGCGGCTGCCGCGCGAGATGGCGACGTTCGACTCTGCCGGCGTCTCGCGCTCGATTTCGGGGACGCGGCCGGAGGCGTGA
- the cobS gene encoding adenosylcobinamide-GDP ribazoletransferase: MTAHPLVALEFLTRIGVRRTPRGDMRRVAESQLWFPAIGLLMGLTLLGVDRLAMRALPQASVDVLLVVALVALTGALHLDGLADAADGLLGGYTPERRLEIMRDVHAGTYAIVAVVCVLALKWAGFAASSPEVRVEAIVLAPCLARFAMLVAIVAFPYARAEGASVAFRREAWPAQFAVAAATAIVAAVVLLGGGGLYVVAFAAGVALAFGALATRMTGGMTGDMYGATVEISEALVLLFIAALASRGWLDAWALG; the protein is encoded by the coding sequence GTGACGGCGCACCCGCTCGTCGCGCTCGAGTTCCTGACGCGGATCGGCGTCCGCCGCACGCCTCGCGGCGATATGCGACGCGTCGCCGAGTCGCAACTGTGGTTCCCCGCGATCGGCTTGCTGATGGGACTGACGCTGCTGGGCGTCGACCGTCTCGCGATGCGCGCACTGCCGCAGGCATCGGTGGACGTGCTGCTCGTCGTCGCGCTCGTGGCGCTTACCGGCGCGCTGCACCTCGACGGGCTTGCGGACGCGGCAGATGGACTGCTCGGCGGCTACACGCCGGAGCGGCGTCTCGAGATCATGCGCGACGTACACGCCGGCACGTACGCGATCGTCGCGGTCGTGTGCGTGCTTGCGCTCAAGTGGGCGGGATTCGCGGCGTCTTCGCCGGAGGTGCGCGTAGAGGCGATCGTGCTGGCGCCGTGCCTCGCGCGCTTCGCGATGCTCGTCGCGATCGTGGCGTTTCCGTACGCGCGCGCGGAGGGCGCGAGCGTCGCGTTTCGGCGAGAAGCGTGGCCGGCGCAGTTCGCGGTCGCCGCGGCCACGGCGATCGTTGCAGCAGTGGTCCTATTGGGTGGAGGCGGCCTGTACGTCGTGGCGTTCGCGGCGGGCGTCGCGCTGGCGTTCGGCGCGCTCGCAACGCGCATGACCGGCGGCATGACGGGCGACATGTACGGCGCGACGGTGGAGATCAGCGAAGCGCTGGTCCTGCTGTTCATCGCGGCGCTGGCGAGTCGCGGTTGGCTCGACGCGTGGGCGCTGGGATGA
- the cobU gene encoding bifunctional adenosylcobinamide kinase/adenosylcobinamide-phosphate guanylyltransferase — protein MLTFILGGARSGKSELATKLAAASGRRVVFIAPMRELDDEMRARVGQHRASRPADWLTVEEPIELAGALAEHTRGGDFVVVDCVTAWISNLILDALPAADTASVETIDAVLRDVSERVAELGGWAARFDGDVAIVSNDVGAGVVPAYALGRVFRDAVGAANKTVAAAADRTFYVMAGLALDLRALGALPIDAAAGDAP, from the coding sequence ATGCTGACGTTCATCCTGGGGGGCGCGCGCAGCGGCAAGAGCGAGCTTGCGACAAAGCTGGCCGCCGCGAGCGGGCGCCGCGTGGTCTTCATCGCGCCGATGCGCGAACTGGACGACGAGATGCGCGCGCGCGTCGGTCAGCATCGGGCTTCACGTCCCGCGGACTGGCTGACGGTCGAGGAGCCCATTGAGCTTGCCGGCGCGTTGGCAGAGCACACGCGCGGCGGCGACTTCGTAGTCGTCGACTGCGTCACCGCCTGGATCTCGAATCTCATCCTCGACGCGTTGCCGGCGGCGGATACAGCATCGGTGGAAACGATTGACGCCGTGCTGCGTGATGTGAGCGAGCGGGTCGCCGAACTCGGCGGTTGGGCTGCGCGGTTCGATGGCGACGTCGCGATCGTGTCCAACGACGTCGGTGCGGGGGTCGTGCCGGCATATGCGCTCGGGCGCGTCTTTCGTGACGCCGTGGGGGCCGCGAACAAGACGGTTGCGGCGGCGGCGGATCGCACGTTCTACGTGATGGCGGGGTTGGCGCTCGACCTGCGGGCGCTCGGCGCCCTGCCGATCGACGCGGCCGCGGGCGACGCGCCATGA